A portion of the Lysinibacillus timonensis genome contains these proteins:
- a CDS encoding acyltransferase — translation MRKYLKILLGLFRLLKYIILNSGNLKIHGYRYFIGSQVKFWIHSGGTCDLGTKSWLSEFCFFEANAGKIKLGHNNFFNSNCRLVSMNEIVIGDNNLFGPNVVIVDHKHNYEDPNTLICNQGITTSPIKIGSDNWICSNVVITDGVTIADHIVVASNSVVNKDLVKPGVYAGTPAKLIKERKLQNE, via the coding sequence ATGAGAAAATATTTAAAGATTCTTCTTGGATTATTTCGTTTATTAAAATATATAATTCTAAATTCCGGAAATTTAAAAATTCATGGATATAGATACTTCATTGGAAGTCAAGTGAAATTCTGGATCCATTCTGGTGGTACATGTGATTTAGGTACTAAATCATGGTTGTCAGAATTTTGTTTTTTTGAGGCTAACGCAGGAAAGATTAAGTTGGGACATAACAACTTTTTTAACTCTAACTGCAGGTTGGTATCAATGAATGAGATAGTAATTGGTGACAATAATCTTTTTGGGCCGAATGTTGTAATAGTAGATCATAAACATAATTACGAAGATCCTAATACCTTAATTTGTAACCAGGGAATTACTACATCTCCCATAAAAATAGGATCAGATAATTGGATTTGTTCTAATGTAGTAATAACAGATGGGGTGACAATTGCTGATCACATAGTAGTTGCATCTAACTCCGTCGTTAATAAAGATTTAGTGAAGCCAGGTGTGTATGCTGGAACACCGGCAAAATTAATTAAAGAAAGAAAGTTACAAAATGAGTAA
- a CDS encoding glycosyltransferase → MSKIDIIVPVYNVEKSLDICIDSIINQTMKDINIILINDGSTDNSGKICDSYAKKDPRITVLHIPNGGVSNARNIGIEHSSSKYIQFVDSDDYIDKNMCLRLYNNAEKYNADVTACGFVFETNNEVVKRVSFNGIFRNIEDFKNGFGPFYLSGYAHVLWNKLYKRQCIHTLFNTSISIGEDLLFNLEVFKNINSICCIKDMLYHYSYMNNMGLTRKKYNNLFTLKKFEFESVESFAFNYLKCNNETTKYLNSIIYRDIYTILKSEFISGDIEKCMLEWKKYLKEKSNNKTRGIKSNMFRFLILKFPQALKFLIKKK, encoded by the coding sequence ATGAGTAAAATAGATATAATTGTTCCAGTTTATAATGTAGAGAAAAGTCTTGATATTTGTATCGATAGTATTATTAATCAAACAATGAAGGATATTAATATAATACTTATAAATGATGGTTCTACTGATAATTCCGGAAAGATATGTGATTCCTACGCTAAGAAAGACCCTAGAATTACTGTTCTCCATATTCCCAATGGTGGGGTTTCAAATGCAAGAAATATTGGAATAGAGCATTCTAGTTCTAAGTATATTCAATTTGTTGATTCTGACGATTATATTGATAAGAATATGTGTTTAAGGTTGTATAATAATGCTGAAAAATATAATGCCGATGTCACAGCATGTGGATTTGTTTTTGAAACGAACAACGAAGTTGTAAAACGAGTTAGTTTTAACGGGATATTTAGAAACATAGAAGACTTTAAAAATGGGTTTGGCCCCTTCTATTTGTCTGGATATGCTCATGTTTTGTGGAATAAACTCTATAAACGACAATGTATTCATACTTTATTTAATACTTCCATATCCATTGGGGAAGATTTGCTATTCAATTTAGAAGTCTTTAAAAATATTAATTCAATTTGCTGTATTAAGGATATGCTTTATCACTACTCCTATATGAACAACATGGGTTTAACGAGAAAAAAATATAATAATCTTTTCACATTAAAAAAGTTTGAGTTTGAAAGTGTTGAATCCTTTGCATTTAATTATTTGAAATGTAACAATGAGACAACTAAATATTTAAATTCAATAATTTATCGTGATATATATACTATCTTAAAAAGTGAGTTTATTTCTGGAGATATTGAAAAGTGTATGTTGGAGTGGAAAAAGTATCTTAAAGAAAAAAGTAATAATAAAACCAGAGGGATTAAGTCAAATATGTTTCGTTTTTTAATACTTAAATTCCCACAGGCATTAAAGTTTTTAATAAAAAAAAAATGA
- a CDS encoding O-antigen ligase, translated as MNKKINYKQLYLSLRLVIWLLPFFSYSYSDFSPVFKQLILFSKVGVTIWIVFTFLIIGRKNNFKFDKFDISIFLIAGTMIFSTLLNNGNFVRLYSYLLNILLPCLIVRIYLPKYTKILLKVTSFVFSVILIINLALMFIYPAGIFTSLSFTGYDVVRYNFLGLDNQIAPYILVGITFLLLHTYYQNRKMVLKAWIILLLILLNAIQLWSGTLLIGLSIFLITFIFLKYIKILRKLFTPKAIPFWGLALFIGVYYLQIQYLFSNLINGVLGKDLTFAGRIYIWSEALTMLRNSPIIGLGIQNNDSLIKYLVYGDYRNAHNMFLQMGLMTGLIGLVAFCANIFYSCRKLTAHKSHVFSLLLSSVLLGFCTMWLTEFYPNLFPLYLLLAVSNSIGLLINEGKNPITRNSIN; from the coding sequence ATGAATAAAAAAATAAATTATAAACAGTTGTATTTATCTTTAAGATTAGTTATATGGTTACTTCCATTTTTTTCATATAGTTACTCTGACTTCAGTCCAGTTTTTAAGCAGCTCATTTTGTTTTCTAAAGTAGGGGTGACTATTTGGATAGTTTTTACATTTTTAATAATAGGTAGAAAAAATAATTTCAAGTTCGATAAATTTGATATAAGTATTTTCTTAATTGCTGGTACTATGATATTTTCTACTCTACTAAATAACGGAAATTTTGTAAGACTGTATAGTTATTTATTAAACATTTTGTTGCCATGTTTAATTGTTAGAATTTACTTACCTAAGTATACGAAGATTTTACTTAAAGTAACAAGTTTTGTTTTCAGTGTGATATTAATTATAAATTTAGCTTTAATGTTCATTTATCCAGCTGGAATATTTACGAGTCTTTCATTTACTGGATATGATGTAGTTAGATATAACTTTCTGGGGTTAGATAATCAGATTGCACCATACATCCTAGTAGGAATTACATTTTTATTGTTACACACGTATTACCAAAACAGGAAAATGGTTTTGAAGGCTTGGATTATTCTTCTCTTAATATTGTTAAATGCAATTCAGTTATGGTCAGGAACATTATTAATTGGTCTCTCCATTTTTTTGATAACTTTTATTTTCCTAAAATATATTAAGATATTGCGCAAACTATTTACACCGAAAGCAATACCTTTCTGGGGTCTAGCATTATTTATCGGAGTTTATTATTTACAAATACAGTATCTCTTTTCAAACCTAATAAATGGTGTTCTTGGTAAAGACCTTACCTTTGCTGGCCGGATATATATTTGGAGTGAAGCTTTGACAATGCTGAGGAATTCTCCGATTATTGGTTTAGGGATTCAGAATAATGATTCGTTAATTAAGTATTTAGTATATGGGGATTATAGAAATGCACATAACATGTTTTTACAAATGGGGTTAATGACTGGATTAATTGGATTAGTTGCATTTTGTGCTAATATTTTTTACTCATGTAGAAAATTGACGGCACATAAATCACATGTATTTAGCCTTTTATTATCCTCGGTGTTATTAGGATTCTGTACTATGTGGCTTACTGAATTTTACCCAAATCTGTTTCCATTGTACCTATTGTTAGCAGTCTCTAATAGTATAGGGCTATTAATAAATGAAGGGAAAAATCCTATTACAAGAAACTCAATAAATTGA
- a CDS encoding polysaccharide pyruvyl transferase family protein, with translation MKKAGIITFQGSNNCGSLLQAYALQQYVKNKFGIDNEIINFSNAKQKEMYAVFNKNNSIKKIIKNLMCFPYRNLIKRHYNDYEKFISEYLYLSSESFETSSEMIGIEKNYSMLIAGSDQIWNIKCYDADDAYFLNFARDIKKIAYAPSLGAMRIKKYADNPDVYRKYINDFDYLSIRESNGKKWVEELVDREVPILPDPTLLINRSEWDKLIGERIISGDYIFYYAFHYPRDISKVLKKLSAQIGMPIIMMDAKPWLIKGAKMYGFQMSHNSGPLTFLNLMKYANVVITTSLHGSIFSAIFEKNFWYLKSSIFNPDDDRAVFLLGQLNLLDRLVPVADLNRENIFQKHDFTKTRQNIINMQREADVFLEEALKS, from the coding sequence ATGAAAAAAGCAGGTATTATAACATTCCAAGGTTCAAATAACTGTGGTTCTTTGTTACAAGCATATGCATTACAACAGTATGTGAAAAATAAGTTTGGTATTGATAATGAAATTATTAATTTTTCAAATGCCAAACAAAAGGAGATGTATGCTGTTTTTAATAAGAATAATTCGATTAAAAAAATCATCAAAAACCTTATGTGTTTTCCATATCGTAATTTAATTAAGCGGCACTATAATGATTATGAAAAATTTATTTCCGAATATCTTTATTTGTCTTCAGAAAGTTTTGAAACATCTAGCGAAATGATTGGAATTGAAAAAAACTATTCAATGTTAATTGCGGGTAGTGATCAAATATGGAATATAAAATGCTATGACGCAGATGATGCGTATTTTTTAAACTTTGCACGTGATATAAAAAAAATAGCATATGCCCCTAGCTTAGGTGCTATGAGAATTAAAAAGTATGCAGATAATCCTGATGTCTATCGTAAGTATATAAATGACTTTGACTATTTATCTATTAGGGAGTCAAATGGGAAGAAGTGGGTTGAAGAGCTAGTAGATAGAGAGGTGCCAATACTTCCAGATCCCACTTTACTAATAAATAGGTCAGAATGGGATAAATTAATAGGGGAAAGAATTATATCTGGAGATTATATATTTTATTATGCTTTTCATTATCCAAGGGATATTAGTAAAGTATTAAAAAAACTATCAGCACAGATTGGTATGCCGATAATTATGATGGATGCAAAACCGTGGCTTATCAAAGGAGCAAAAATGTATGGTTTTCAAATGAGTCACAATAGTGGACCACTCACATTCTTAAACTTAATGAAATATGCAAATGTAGTAATTACTACTTCATTACACGGTTCAATATTCTCTGCGATATTTGAGAAGAATTTTTGGTATTTGAAGAGCTCAATATTTAACCCGGATGACGATAGAGCAGTATTTTTGTTGGGGCAATTGAATTTATTGGATAGACTGGTACCGGTTGCAGATCTTAATCGAGAAAATATTTTTCAGAAGCACGATTTCACAAAAACTAGGCAAAACATTATTAATATGCAAAGGGAAGCTGATGTCTTTTTAGAAGAAGCATTAAAATCATAG
- a CDS encoding beta-1,6-N-acetylglucosaminyltransferase, with protein MGLRHAYLIMAHNNFEVLETLIKLIDHPNNDIYLHIDVKSSYSIDKLYIELKYSKVYEIPRMSVWWADYTQVECEMNLFSIASKGNYDYYHMMSGSDLPLKNQTEIQNFFIEHNGKEFVQFYGGPLEDYFHTFVSRYHLFQKPLACVSNKGLKLIFTFLNKLCLLIQKICRVNRLKHDKNFLKKGCNWVSVTHDFVLYLLSQNDYIESRFKGCKSPDEFFLQTVLFNSSFRNNLFRSEMIDDYYGCLRYIDWKRGNPYIYRITDFDELINSGYLFARKFSFEKDSEITMKLYSYLKGN; from the coding sequence GTGGGATTAAGACATGCATATTTAATTATGGCACATAATAATTTTGAAGTATTAGAGACCTTAATCAAATTGATTGATCACCCTAATAATGACATATATTTGCATATTGATGTAAAGTCATCTTATAGTATTGATAAACTGTATATTGAGCTTAAGTACTCAAAAGTATATGAAATTCCAAGAATGAGTGTCTGGTGGGCAGATTATACCCAAGTTGAATGTGAGATGAACCTCTTTTCTATAGCTTCAAAAGGTAATTATGATTATTACCATATGATGTCTGGATCTGATTTACCATTAAAAAATCAAACAGAAATTCAAAACTTTTTTATTGAGCATAACGGAAAAGAGTTTGTACAGTTTTATGGAGGACCTCTTGAAGATTATTTCCATACATTTGTTAGTAGGTATCATTTATTCCAAAAACCACTGGCTTGTGTAAGTAATAAAGGTTTAAAATTAATATTCACTTTCTTAAATAAACTATGTCTTCTAATTCAAAAAATATGTAGAGTTAATAGGTTAAAGCATGATAAGAACTTTCTTAAAAAAGGTTGTAATTGGGTAAGCGTGACTCATGATTTTGTTTTGTATCTCCTATCACAAAATGATTATATTGAAAGTAGGTTTAAGGGGTGTAAAAGTCCGGATGAATTTTTTTTACAAACCGTACTATTTAACTCTAGTTTTAGAAATAACTTGTTTAGATCTGAAATGATAGATGACTATTATGGGTGTTTAAGATACATTGATTGGAAGCGTGGAAATCCTTATATATATAGAATTACAGATTTTGATGAATTAATTAATTCGGGTTACCTATTTGCCAGAAAGTTTAGTTTTGAAAAGGACTCTGAAATTACGATGAAACTATATTCATATCTTAAAGGAAATTAA
- a CDS encoding flippase: protein MKTEQNSVKNNFIYNTIYQLFLIIMPLLTAPYISRVMGSEGLGTYSFVYSIANYFVLFAMLGISNYGTRIVAINRDNKTKLSRAFSEVYFLQFLNTSIIGIIYFTYVYVFIEFDPLIYYIQGILVISTLLDINWLYFGLEEFKLVTIRNIVIKCLTFISIFIFVHSREDLWKYSLIMSLGVLISQLILWHYIKGKIKLCKPNFSEIKKHIKPIFILFIPVIAYSVYKIMDKIMLGSMSTMNEVGVYDAALNILNIPMGIVIALGTVMMPRISNLVSKNEKATEYRYLEISFLTITAIASSISFGLASISLDLMPLYLGMEFEKSGELLIILAPTTLFIAWSSIIRNQYLIPHKCDNIYIISTVAGAVLNFCLNLLLIPIMQSYGAAIGTLVAEATVLLIQLFLTRKIVNFTKMIFKNFIFLLFGLIMFAILTLFINVYSGTILGVAFQIIVGATIYIVLFLLYWKLLNPLKKWGVK from the coding sequence ATGAAAACGGAACAGAATTCTGTTAAAAATAATTTTATTTATAATACAATCTATCAATTATTTCTAATTATTATGCCGCTTTTAACAGCACCTTATATTTCTCGAGTAATGGGTTCAGAAGGTTTGGGGACATACTCATTTGTATATTCTATTGCTAATTATTTTGTGCTTTTTGCAATGCTAGGTATATCAAATTATGGAACTAGGATAGTTGCAATAAATAGGGATAATAAAACAAAACTTTCCAGAGCTTTTTCAGAGGTTTATTTTTTACAATTTCTAAATACAAGTATAATCGGAATAATCTATTTTACTTATGTTTATGTCTTTATTGAATTTGATCCTTTAATCTATTATATTCAGGGTATTCTTGTTATTAGTACATTACTTGACATAAATTGGTTATATTTTGGTCTCGAAGAGTTTAAACTAGTAACTATTAGAAATATAGTAATAAAGTGTTTGACATTTATATCTATATTTATATTTGTCCACTCACGGGAAGATTTATGGAAATATTCTTTGATAATGTCATTAGGTGTTTTAATTAGCCAACTAATATTATGGCACTATATTAAGGGGAAAATAAAATTATGTAAACCAAATTTTTCTGAGATAAAGAAACACATCAAGCCTATATTTATTTTATTTATACCAGTAATAGCATATAGCGTATATAAAATAATGGATAAAATTATGCTAGGGAGTATGTCAACAATGAATGAGGTTGGAGTGTATGATGCTGCACTTAATATTCTTAATATCCCAATGGGAATAGTAATTGCCCTTGGAACTGTTATGATGCCAAGAATAAGTAATCTAGTGTCTAAAAATGAAAAAGCTACAGAGTATAGATATTTAGAGATTTCCTTTCTAACCATTACGGCAATTGCATCTTCAATATCTTTCGGTTTAGCTTCCATCTCATTAGATCTTATGCCTCTGTATTTAGGTATGGAGTTTGAAAAAAGTGGGGAATTACTGATTATTTTGGCTCCAACTACTCTTTTTATAGCATGGTCAAGTATTATAAGAAATCAATATTTAATCCCTCATAAATGCGACAATATCTACATAATCTCAACGGTGGCAGGTGCTGTCCTTAACTTTTGTTTAAATTTATTGTTAATACCCATAATGCAATCTTATGGTGCGGCTATTGGTACATTGGTTGCGGAAGCAACAGTGCTGCTTATCCAACTATTCTTAACTAGAAAAATTGTTAATTTCACAAAAATGATATTCAAAAATTTTATCTTTCTTTTGTTTGGCTTAATAATGTTTGCAATTCTAACGCTTTTCATAAACGTTTATTCAGGAACAATTCTTGGTGTAGCGTTTCAAATTATAGTAGGAGCAACTATATATATAGTATTGTTTTTACTATATTGGAAATTATTAAACCCTTTAAAAAAGTGGGGAGTAAAATGA
- a CDS encoding alpha-1,2-fucosyltransferase has translation MTRKNQYFVGFFQNPDYFSEYVEELRNEFIISKLYISDSATEIIEKVKKENSVAIHIRKGDYPEEWLVKPKFYHLAIKQIQRKFKYIKLYIFCEDLEYAKCTLGDEYEAVFVSEVDKFSDLEEFTIMSSCKHQVTSNSTFSWWSAYLNKHPEKVVISPETKIFKRSFYPKKWIVIDTLNI, from the coding sequence ATTACTAGGAAAAATCAATATTTTGTCGGTTTTTTTCAAAACCCTGATTATTTTAGTGAATATGTAGAAGAATTGCGAAATGAATTTATTATTTCGAAATTATATATTTCGGATTCTGCTACTGAAATAATAGAGAAGGTAAAGAAAGAGAATTCTGTAGCCATTCATATTAGGAAGGGAGATTATCCAGAAGAATGGTTAGTAAAACCTAAGTTTTATCATTTAGCTATCAAACAGATTCAAAGAAAATTTAAATATATAAAATTATATATATTTTGTGAGGACCTTGAGTATGCAAAGTGTACTTTAGGGGATGAATATGAGGCTGTTTTCGTTAGCGAAGTAGATAAATTTTCGGATTTAGAGGAATTTACAATTATGAGTTCCTGCAAACATCAAGTAACCAGCAATAGTACATTTTCTTGGTGGTCTGCTTATTTAAATAAACATCCAGAGAAAGTGGTAATTTCCCCAGAAACAAAGATATTTAAGAGAAGTTTTTACCCAAAAAAATGGATTGTTATTGATACCCTAAATATTTAA
- a CDS encoding glycosyltransferase gives MKLKVNDLVKNKYIKRQDRKNQFIFVGRLDKTKGIDKLLSAWQLLSIEGEEIPKLIVCGTGPEEQWCKQFVLEHNLSSVVKILGFVENNKSIQMIGESIALILPTQWYEGFPMTLVEAYGCGTPVLGSKIGNVGSLVIDGITGYTFNQISDNAIVEAVNKLLKVNESELDLYRSTYQYYIAHYTARENYKVLCSIYNKIN, from the coding sequence ATGAAATTAAAGGTGAATGATTTAGTAAAAAATAAATATATAAAAAGACAAGACCGTAAAAATCAATTCATCTTTGTTGGCCGTTTGGATAAAACTAAAGGTATTGACAAATTATTATCTGCATGGCAATTGCTTTCCATAGAAGGTGAAGAAATACCAAAACTTATTGTCTGTGGTACGGGACCAGAGGAACAGTGGTGTAAGCAATTTGTATTAGAACATAATTTATCATCTGTAGTTAAGATATTGGGATTTGTAGAAAATAATAAATCTATTCAAATGATTGGTGAATCTATAGCATTAATTTTACCAACTCAGTGGTATGAGGGCTTTCCAATGACACTAGTTGAGGCATACGGATGTGGAACGCCTGTACTAGGTAGCAAAATTGGAAATGTAGGAAGTTTGGTAATTGATGGCATTACTGGGTATACATTCAATCAAATTTCAGATAATGCAATTGTAGAAGCTGTTAATAAATTGTTAAAAGTAAATGAAAGTGAATTGGATTTGTATAGAAGTACATATCAGTACTACATTGCTCATTATACAGCTAGAGAAAATTACAAAGTATTATGTAGTATCTATAATAAAATTAACTAA
- a CDS encoding sugar phosphate nucleotidyltransferase, which translates to MRLVLLSGGSGKRLWPISNDARSKQFLKVLENENSQIQSMVQRVWGQLNRVGLAEETVIATSKSQVDSIQNQLGQKVSLVMEPSRRDTFPAVALAASYLYSVDTADLNETVAILPVDPYVEDTFFEKVKELERILNQSGAEMALVGVKPTYPSSKYGYIIPTDDKSDEFFSVSRFLEKPSEEEAKFLIEQDALWNCGVFAFKLSFIIKLLEARALPTQYDELIKVYEKLPKISFDYEVVEKTNSIVVLPYDGYWKDLGTWRTLTEEMSTNQIGKGIITEDCQNTHLINELDIPVTVLGVSDVIIAASPDGILIADKEKSPRIKEIVGEFDNRPMYEERRWGWYRVLDYTKTEEGNEVLTKRIGVRAGKNLSYQYHFHRSEVWNIIKGEGIFVQNDKLHVVRPGDVLQIPVGDKHGLKAVTDLEMIEVQTGTQLIEEDIVRLFMSWEEVEEHCYALDR; encoded by the coding sequence ATGAGATTAGTACTATTATCAGGTGGTTCAGGTAAGCGTCTTTGGCCTATTTCGAATGATGCTCGGTCAAAGCAGTTTTTGAAGGTATTGGAAAATGAAAATAGCCAAATACAATCAATGGTTCAGCGAGTATGGGGACAGTTAAATCGAGTAGGATTAGCTGAAGAGACGGTGATTGCGACTAGTAAATCACAGGTAGATTCTATTCAAAATCAACTTGGTCAAAAAGTTAGTTTAGTAATGGAACCCAGCCGTCGTGATACATTTCCTGCAGTTGCCCTTGCTGCTTCTTATTTATATTCAGTTGATACTGCGGATTTAAATGAAACAGTTGCGATCCTTCCAGTTGATCCCTATGTGGAGGATACATTCTTCGAAAAAGTGAAGGAACTAGAAAGAATTCTTAATCAAAGCGGTGCGGAAATGGCATTAGTTGGGGTAAAACCTACATATCCATCATCAAAGTATGGTTACATCATCCCTACTGATGATAAATCGGATGAATTCTTTTCTGTAAGTCGTTTCCTAGAAAAGCCTTCTGAGGAAGAAGCTAAATTTCTAATTGAACAAGATGCTTTATGGAACTGTGGTGTATTTGCCTTTAAACTTAGTTTCATAATAAAGCTTCTGGAGGCAAGGGCTCTACCAACTCAATACGATGAGTTGATTAAAGTTTATGAAAAATTACCAAAGATTAGCTTTGATTATGAAGTGGTTGAAAAAACAAATAGTATTGTTGTATTGCCCTACGACGGATATTGGAAGGATTTAGGTACTTGGAGAACTTTAACGGAAGAGATGAGTACAAACCAAATAGGGAAGGGCATCATTACCGAAGATTGCCAAAATACACATCTGATTAATGAGTTAGATATTCCAGTCACGGTCTTAGGCGTGTCAGATGTCATTATTGCTGCTAGCCCAGATGGTATTTTGATTGCGGATAAAGAAAAAAGTCCACGTATTAAAGAAATAGTTGGAGAATTCGATAATAGGCCGATGTATGAAGAACGTCGTTGGGGCTGGTATCGCGTTTTAGATTATACGAAAACGGAAGAAGGTAATGAAGTATTAACAAAACGAATCGGTGTAAGAGCAGGAAAGAATTTAAGTTACCAATATCATTTCCATCGAAGCGAAGTTTGGAACATCATAAAGGGAGAAGGAATTTTTGTGCAAAATGATAAACTACATGTTGTTCGACCTGGTGATGTTCTTCAGATCCCTGTCGGGGACAAGCATGGTTTAAAAGCTGTCACGGATTTAGAAATGATTGAAGTTCAAACAGGAACACAATTGATAGAAGAGGATATTGTACGATTATTTATGTCTTGGGAAGAAGTAGAAGAGCATTGTTATGCCCTAGACAGATAA
- the galE gene encoding UDP-glucose 4-epimerase GalE: MILVVGGAGYIGSHLVKELVKKELVVVLDNLSTGHQEAVDQRAIFVLGDLGNAEDLEFVFSKYPINAVMHFAANSLVGESVTNPRKYYENNVAATLTLLNAMLKYDIKNFIFSSTAATYGIPEVDNIDELVVTNPINPYGRSKLMIEQILADYANAYNFNYAILRYFNAAGAYETAEIGESHDPETHLIPIVLQHLAGNREKVSIFGTDYDTHDGTCIRDYIHVTDIAIAHIIALTALFDGKSKNVTYNLGNGLGYSVKEIIETCENVTGIKANIEITDRRAGDPACLVASSKKIFEELGWKAERSLEQIIKSAWKWHQNQKY; the protein is encoded by the coding sequence ATGATTCTAGTTGTAGGTGGAGCAGGGTATATTGGAAGCCATCTAGTAAAAGAATTAGTAAAAAAGGAACTAGTTGTTGTTTTAGATAATCTCTCGACTGGTCATCAAGAAGCGGTTGATCAAAGAGCAATATTTGTACTAGGAGATTTAGGAAATGCGGAGGATTTAGAATTTGTTTTTTCTAAATACCCAATAAATGCTGTAATGCATTTTGCTGCAAATAGTTTAGTAGGGGAATCTGTTACCAATCCAAGGAAATACTATGAAAATAACGTTGCTGCTACTTTGACACTTTTAAATGCAATGCTTAAATACGATATAAAGAATTTTATTTTCTCTTCAACTGCTGCAACATATGGTATTCCGGAAGTAGATAATATCGATGAATTAGTTGTTACAAATCCAATTAATCCATATGGAAGATCTAAGCTTATGATTGAGCAAATTCTCGCAGATTATGCAAACGCTTATAACTTTAATTATGCTATACTAAGATATTTTAATGCTGCTGGTGCCTATGAAACTGCTGAAATCGGTGAAAGTCATGACCCTGAGACACATCTTATTCCAATCGTATTGCAACACTTAGCAGGAAATCGTGAAAAAGTTTCAATTTTTGGAACAGACTATGATACGCACGATGGTACTTGTATTCGTGATTATATTCATGTGACAGACATAGCGATTGCGCATATTATAGCCCTTACAGCTTTATTTGATGGTAAAAGTAAAAACGTAACATATAACCTCGGGAATGGGTTAGGCTATTCAGTTAAAGAGATTATTGAAACTTGTGAAAACGTAACGGGAATTAAAGCAAATATTGAAATCACCGATAGAAGAGCTGGTGATCCTGCATGTTTGGTTGCTTCTTCTAAGAAAATATTTGAAGAGCTTGGATGGAAGGCTGAAAGAAGTTTAGAACAAATAATTAAAAGTGCTTGGAAATGGCATCAAAATCAAAAATACTAA
- the istB gene encoding IS21-like element helper ATPase IstB, with protein sequence MNEAILELCKQLRLAHIAEAIDDVPFTTPEEFIYQLLLKEQKGREQAKIARNLKQARFIDTKTLETYEWHKDISLPKHLTKEELMKLDFIRRNENLILVGAPGTGKTHLASALGRRACEQGYEVRFYRVSHLVEELEQALVMGKLKQFRSKLEKVDLMILDEMGYLPFGKEGAELLFQIISECYEQKSLIITSNLEFSQWNRIFSDSRLTAALVDRLIHHAHIISYTGQSFRLANALSRG encoded by the coding sequence ATGAATGAAGCCATTCTTGAATTGTGTAAACAGCTTCGACTTGCCCATATAGCCGAAGCAATAGATGATGTTCCATTCACAACGCCAGAAGAATTTATTTATCAACTTTTATTAAAAGAACAAAAGGGTCGTGAACAAGCCAAAATAGCAAGAAACTTGAAGCAAGCGCGATTCATCGATACAAAAACATTGGAAACGTATGAATGGCATAAAGATATCAGCTTACCCAAGCATTTAACAAAAGAAGAATTAATGAAGCTAGATTTCATTAGAAGAAATGAGAATTTAATTTTAGTAGGAGCGCCTGGCACGGGAAAAACTCATTTAGCTTCAGCGCTTGGTAGAAGAGCCTGTGAGCAAGGTTATGAGGTACGTTTTTATCGAGTATCACATTTAGTTGAAGAATTAGAGCAAGCACTTGTGATGGGAAAATTAAAGCAGTTTCGTAGTAAGTTAGAGAAAGTGGATTTGATGATTTTAGATGAAATGGGCTATCTTCCTTTTGGGAAAGAAGGAGCAGAATTATTGTTTCAAATTATATCAGAGTGTTACGAACAAAAAAGTTTAATTATTACGTCTAATTTAGAATTCAGTCAGTGGAATCGTATTTTCTCAGATTCACGTTTAACGGCAGCTCTAGTGGATCGCTTGATCCACCATGCCCATATCATTTCATATACGGGTCAGAGCTTTCGTTTAGCCAACGCATTGTCGAGAGGATAG